A DNA window from Corynebacterium ciconiae DSM 44920 contains the following coding sequences:
- a CDS encoding esterase/lipase family protein codes for MARAQIPAASPSLAAQAFSEAPEPSVAPEIEATGVDGPRVARASEAKRVMAHAQDAPLKPAGTNDPTCRVSPERSEAVIMLHGTDSTFYGDYAELAPRLVDAGWCVFGLDYGQGADPEKGFGYLPLEDSAAQVDELVRAAVATSGATGVHVIGFSQGASVGRMWVNAIDRGKLTRSWIGIASPTRGGGPAHLGSVVDHLKDRAAEQATSQSGSVEMRATVAEGLSAGIDRLLQPSLQQLLRGSRAIEAQNTPAETVPGPRYTTIATRVDEMIWDVDVQSIHGPMAQNLVVQDVCPHNLGGHMYSPYNPTVMSAVLNLLDNWQDGGDWGDVTCRPVPLGFDMPELIVVDNLRKMRGDAPHDRPVTYVTRS; via the coding sequence ATGGCACGCGCGCAGATTCCCGCCGCGTCGCCATCGCTTGCGGCGCAGGCCTTCTCGGAGGCGCCGGAGCCTTCAGTTGCACCGGAGATCGAGGCGACGGGCGTAGATGGCCCGCGAGTGGCCCGAGCCTCGGAAGCGAAAAGGGTAATGGCCCACGCCCAAGATGCGCCACTGAAGCCGGCGGGGACCAATGATCCCACCTGCCGGGTGAGCCCTGAGCGCAGCGAGGCGGTGATTATGCTGCACGGCACCGATTCCACCTTCTATGGCGATTACGCGGAGCTTGCGCCTCGGCTCGTTGATGCTGGATGGTGTGTGTTTGGCTTGGACTACGGCCAGGGCGCGGATCCGGAGAAAGGCTTTGGCTACCTCCCGCTCGAGGATTCCGCAGCACAGGTGGACGAGCTGGTACGTGCGGCGGTGGCTACCTCTGGGGCCACGGGGGTGCACGTGATTGGTTTTTCCCAGGGCGCCTCGGTGGGGCGCATGTGGGTCAATGCGATCGATCGCGGAAAACTCACCCGCAGCTGGATCGGTATCGCCTCGCCCACCCGCGGCGGCGGGCCGGCGCATCTTGGCTCCGTGGTGGATCATCTGAAGGACCGCGCGGCCGAACAGGCTACATCGCAGTCTGGTTCCGTGGAGATGCGCGCAACAGTGGCCGAGGGGCTGAGTGCGGGCATTGATCGCCTGCTGCAGCCGAGCCTGCAGCAGCTGTTGCGGGGATCGCGGGCCATTGAAGCGCAGAATACCCCGGCAGAGACGGTGCCAGGTCCGCGCTACACCACCATCGCCACGCGGGTGGACGAGATGATCTGGGATGTGGATGTGCAATCAATTCATGGGCCCATGGCGCAGAACCTCGTGGTGCAAGATGTATGTCCACATAATCTGGGCGGCCATATGTATTCTCCCTACAATCCGACCGTCATGAGCGCGGTGTTAAACCTATTGGACAATTGGCAAGACGGGGGTGATTGGGGGGACGTTACGTGCCGTC
- a CDS encoding glycerate kinase has protein sequence MTVRPMTFVLAPDSFKGTATAHQACEFLSAGICEVLPDATIIDAPMADGGEGTSSLFAGSSVTLPTTSADGMLIDATYTFIPAHDKEPATAVIDVAAASGLPGVGDKHSPLTSDTFGTGVLIADAVERGAQRIVLGLGGSATVDGGTGILVALGATPMDHRGYMLRQGGGELRNLDFIDTAQLNVKAAAVEWVLLADVTNPATGPKGAAAVFGPQKGASAEDVDILDAGISRLCTVCDINPTTAGFGAAGAIPVGLSWLSRLIHGTDSQIQLQPGAPFLAAQHRLAESIAAADVVVTGEGRVDETSFGGKVVGCVTELAATADTTAVVVCGSYEATQHPTEVYELAPDMEVAEQMRAAGRELARTYMQG, from the coding sequence ATGACTGTTCGCCCGATGACGTTCGTTCTCGCCCCCGATTCCTTTAAAGGCACCGCCACCGCACACCAGGCATGCGAGTTCCTCAGTGCCGGCATCTGCGAGGTGCTGCCCGATGCCACCATCATTGATGCCCCCATGGCCGACGGCGGCGAAGGCACCTCCAGCCTCTTTGCCGGCAGCAGCGTCACCCTGCCCACCACTTCCGCCGATGGCATGCTTATCGACGCCACCTACACCTTCATTCCCGCCCACGATAAGGAGCCGGCCACCGCGGTGATCGACGTGGCCGCGGCCTCGGGACTGCCGGGAGTGGGCGATAAGCACAGCCCCTTGACCTCGGACACATTCGGCACCGGTGTGCTCATCGCCGATGCGGTGGAACGCGGGGCACAGCGGATCGTGCTGGGCCTGGGTGGTAGCGCCACCGTTGATGGCGGCACGGGCATCCTCGTTGCGCTCGGAGCCACGCCCATGGATCACCGCGGCTATATGCTGCGTCAAGGCGGCGGGGAGCTGCGCAATCTCGATTTCATTGATACCGCCCAGCTCAATGTGAAGGCCGCCGCAGTGGAGTGGGTGCTGCTGGCTGATGTCACCAACCCCGCCACCGGTCCGAAGGGTGCCGCAGCTGTGTTCGGACCGCAAAAAGGAGCCAGCGCCGAGGACGTAGACATCCTCGATGCCGGTATTTCTCGGCTCTGTACTGTCTGCGACATCAACCCCACCACCGCCGGATTCGGGGCGGCTGGGGCAATTCCCGTGGGACTGAGCTGGCTATCACGTCTCATCCATGGCACAGATAGCCAGATCCAGCTTCAGCCCGGCGCGCCGTTTCTTGCCGCGCAGCATCGTTTGGCTGAGTCCATTGCGGCTGCCGATGTGGTGGTCACTGGCGAGGGGCGGGTGGATGAGACCTCCTTCGGCGGCAAAGTGGTCGGGTGTGTCACCGAGCTGGCCGCAACGGCCGATACCACCGCGGTGGTGGTATGCGGCAGCTATGAGGCCACTCAGCACCCCACGGAAGTCTATGAGCTCGCACCAGATATGGAGGTCGCTGAGCAGATGCGTGCGGCTGGGCGTGAGCTAGCGCGCACATATATGCAGGGCTAG